A part of Cytophagia bacterium CHB2 genomic DNA contains:
- a CDS encoding nucleoside deaminase encodes MQFAIKEAEKALEKGEVPIGAVIVFEDKIIGRGHNLTETLQDATAHAEMIAITAGAASQASWRLDGATVYATVEPCPMCCGAILLSRIVKVVYGTEDPRFGGCGSVSKVNVMSTNPFGPPVQVISGIKQAECQSLLKAFFQKLRENAAPEEF; translated from the coding sequence ATGCAGTTCGCGATCAAAGAGGCGGAGAAAGCCCTGGAGAAGGGTGAAGTGCCAATCGGCGCGGTTATTGTTTTTGAAGATAAGATCATTGGGCGCGGGCACAACCTAACGGAGACGCTGCAAGATGCCACGGCGCACGCAGAAATGATCGCGATTACAGCAGGCGCAGCCAGCCAGGCAAGCTGGCGGCTCGATGGCGCGACCGTGTACGCCACCGTCGAACCGTGTCCCATGTGTTGTGGCGCCATTCTGCTCTCGCGCATCGTGAAGGTCGTGTATGGCACGGAAGATCCGCGCTTCGGCGGCTGCGGCTCGGTGTCTAAAGTCAATGTGATGTCCACCAATCCGTTTGGTCCGCCGGTGCAAGTGATTTCAGGCATCAAACAAGCCGAGTGTCAGAGTTTGTTGAAAGCGTTTTTTCAGAAATTGCGTGAAAACGCCGCGCCGGAGGAGTTTTGA